The Petroclostridium xylanilyticum genome has a segment encoding these proteins:
- a CDS encoding GGDEF domain-containing protein translates to MIIDGIMTRQPLTIDILSGVKKAEQIMRDNKIGGLPVVENGRLVGIITSRDIRQANPNRIIADVMSRNVIVLEPHNTLWEAKELMEKYDIERLVIVDKERIVGILTKMVLYTEIGKYTDNLTGMYKKEYLLSKASMLLKNNKPFSFIFIDIDKFGQMNKDFGHETCDKIIIQISNLLQMYENLNTWVCRFGGDEFVLLLDGNKVNAIHLAKEIINEFKFKKWINNLEVLPSIGIAFMDAQSKRDCSSEHNFIITQLLNNASLASTTAKKLPEKYTIVEC, encoded by the coding sequence ATGATTATTGACGGGATAATGACACGTCAGCCACTAACAATAGATATTTTAAGTGGGGTAAAAAAGGCAGAACAAATTATGAGGGATAACAAAATAGGTGGTTTGCCTGTGGTGGAAAATGGGCGGCTGGTTGGGATAATAACTTCCAGAGATATCAGGCAGGCCAATCCTAACAGGATTATTGCAGATGTTATGTCTAGAAATGTTATAGTCCTAGAACCCCATAATACCTTATGGGAAGCAAAAGAGTTAATGGAAAAATATGATATTGAAAGGCTGGTAATAGTCGATAAAGAAAGAATAGTAGGTATTTTAACAAAAATGGTCTTATATACGGAGATTGGGAAATATACAGACAACTTAACCGGAATGTATAAAAAGGAGTACCTGCTGTCTAAAGCCTCAATGCTACTAAAGAATAATAAACCTTTTTCGTTTATTTTCATAGATATAGATAAATTTGGGCAAATGAACAAGGATTTTGGACATGAGACTTGTGATAAAATTATCATTCAAATTAGTAATCTCCTACAGATGTATGAAAATTTGAATACTTGGGTGTGCAGGTTCGGAGGGGATGAATTTGTTTTGCTGCTGGACGGTAATAAGGTGAATGCTATTCATTTAGCAAAAGAGATTATTAATGAATTTAAATTCAAAAAATGGATTAATAATTTAGAAGTACTACCTTCTATTGGGATTGCTTTTATGGATGCGCAAAGCAAAAGAGATTGTTCCTCGGAACACAATTTTATAATTACCCAGTTGTTAAATAATGCAAGTTTGGCTTCCACCACTGCAAAAAAACTGCCTGAAAAGTACACAATTGTAGAATGCTGA
- a CDS encoding ABC transporter ATP-binding protein has product MKYHSLEGEISALAAIDLEVLKGEFVSIVGPSGCGKSTLLSIISGLLQPSSGKVFIENEEVKGTSSKVGYMLQKDHLFEWRTILQNVTLGLEIQNKLTEETKNYAIELLKTYGLGDFQNHYPRQLSGGMRQRAALIRTLAVKPEILLLDEAFSALDYQTRLAVADEVYTILKKENKTAIMVTHDIAEAISMADSVVVLSQRPATIKNIHKIQLTCEKCTPLGRREAPEFRHYFNKIWKELDVHVK; this is encoded by the coding sequence ATGAAATATCACTCTCTTGAAGGAGAAATTAGTGCTTTGGCGGCTATTGACCTGGAAGTGCTTAAAGGTGAATTTGTAAGCATCGTAGGACCCAGCGGGTGTGGTAAATCCACGCTGTTATCCATTATCTCCGGTCTGCTTCAACCTTCCTCAGGAAAAGTATTTATAGAGAACGAAGAAGTAAAGGGAACATCCTCAAAGGTAGGGTATATGCTGCAAAAAGACCATCTTTTTGAGTGGAGAACCATACTTCAAAATGTTACTCTTGGTCTGGAGATACAGAATAAGCTTACCGAAGAAACAAAAAATTATGCCATTGAACTGTTGAAAACTTATGGCTTGGGAGATTTCCAAAACCATTATCCCCGTCAGTTGTCGGGAGGTATGCGGCAAAGAGCTGCTCTCATTCGAACTCTTGCAGTAAAACCTGAAATCCTTCTACTGGATGAAGCTTTTTCTGCATTGGATTATCAAACCCGGCTGGCAGTCGCAGATGAGGTTTATACCATACTGAAAAAAGAAAACAAGACAGCGATTATGGTCACTCATGACATAGCAGAAGCTATTTCGATGGCCGATAGCGTAGTCGTACTTTCCCAACGTCCTGCTACCATTAAAAATATACATAAAATTCAGCTTACCTGTGAAAAATGTACTCCTTTAGGTAGAAGAGAGGCTCCCGAATTCAGGCATTACTTCAATAAAATATGGAAGGAGCTGGATGTACATGTTAAATAA
- a CDS encoding cupin domain-containing protein translates to MNNNEHFIKNIEFAKVLDLESLVEYQEGQVVSRTLAQGKPVSVTLFAFDKGEEISSHSSTGDAMVYILDGEAEVTVGEEKFLLKKGQTIIMPANIPHALLAKEKFKMLLVVVFSLT, encoded by the coding sequence ATGAATAACAATGAACATTTTATTAAAAACATTGAATTTGCAAAAGTACTTGACCTGGAATCGCTGGTAGAGTATCAAGAAGGGCAGGTGGTCAGCAGGACGCTGGCACAGGGAAAACCTGTAAGTGTTACATTATTTGCTTTTGATAAAGGTGAAGAAATCAGTTCTCATTCTTCTACCGGCGATGCCATGGTTTATATTTTGGACGGTGAGGCAGAGGTCACTGTGGGAGAAGAAAAATTCTTATTGAAAAAGGGTCAAACAATTATAATGCCTGCCAATATACCTCATGCACTTCTGGCAAAAGAAAAGTTTAAAATGTTGTTAGTAGTTGTTTTTAGTCTTACTTAA
- a CDS encoding helix-turn-helix domain-containing protein, with protein sequence MKKFFSSFYLRVKNTIDKYSYIPRIKSNINFKSTFTKLILSYLILAAVILSLSTVTLYMSYRNKVLQQINNVSEKLLVQTNYFTDYLVNWTATSGRHLYRDTDIFNLMYGKKISYTDEVVGKRKLNLSIPVIPFTHSIYVYNGVNKIFYSSISEPTYLRDFYDREIISLLENRKQYANTRLIPRKVFFSVDGLKGLSYKGNILTIIISDYPVQDGLDDGALILNLDAREIQNVFKNISPKNSDIFIIDGAGNIVSHSDPQMFMQNVSEHKHIKNILSAKKNRGYLIDVVDGKKSLITYVTSEKLDLKFISVIPYNSLLKDLNAMTHLTIIISIILLIIGILLSYFFSKRIYFPIHKIVKNIQEHLSKQKNKNTSIENNRIDELDYLSNVLDGLLHHTLSLENLSQIDINFVKQQLLKGVLLNTSNQIKDLDIKFTELNINITPQNLFVYVLRIDSYKEFYSKYSKENMDLLRFAIGNIASEITSRNYPCDTVDMGDDHIAVILNVSEKEYPQTMNILLNSIEEIQNAVSQYLEVSVTAGIGNWVKDLTDASLSYKTAYDYTHYRFKYGPKSILFHDKIVNDINEDYRYPEEKETNIFNALKLGHLKDVECALSEMLNEIKQYSYKDMLLAITQLTINSKKLLKVLYNIDHENIYIDIRSFRKNLEMFENIEEIKHWLLDLYTNTIQQREEKKSNRKEEIVNAAIDYIEYNYSNPSLSPELIADYVNISPNYLRSIFKEVKNESLSAFINEYRLKKARHLLETTNLTVSEISNSIGYSNSTYFYTAYKKFYGITPNQYRKIILYNQTEKIGTEID encoded by the coding sequence ATGAAAAAATTTTTTTCTTCTTTTTATCTGCGTGTCAAAAATACCATAGACAAGTACTCCTATATCCCCAGAATTAAAAGTAATATTAACTTTAAAAGTACTTTTACGAAGCTCATTCTTTCTTATCTTATTCTTGCAGCAGTTATACTGAGTTTATCAACAGTGACGCTTTATATGAGTTACAGAAACAAGGTCCTCCAACAAATTAACAACGTGTCAGAGAAACTTCTTGTCCAGACTAACTATTTTACTGATTACCTGGTAAACTGGACTGCAACCTCCGGCCGTCATTTATATAGAGATACAGATATTTTTAATTTAATGTATGGCAAAAAAATAAGTTACACGGATGAAGTTGTTGGCAAAAGAAAGCTGAATCTTTCCATTCCGGTAATTCCTTTTACCCATTCCATATATGTTTACAATGGCGTAAATAAGATATTTTACTCATCTATAAGCGAGCCAACCTATCTTCGTGACTTTTATGACAGGGAAATAATTTCATTATTAGAGAATAGAAAACAATATGCAAACACAAGATTGATTCCAAGAAAGGTTTTTTTCTCTGTAGATGGATTGAAAGGGCTAAGTTATAAGGGCAATATCCTTACAATTATTATATCGGACTATCCTGTCCAGGACGGGCTTGACGATGGAGCTTTGATACTGAATCTGGACGCAAGAGAGATTCAAAACGTTTTCAAAAATATATCACCTAAAAATTCTGATATTTTTATTATTGACGGTGCAGGAAACATTGTATCCCATTCCGACCCTCAAATGTTTATGCAAAATGTTTCGGAGCATAAACATATAAAAAATATTTTGTCCGCAAAGAAAAACAGAGGATATCTTATTGACGTAGTGGATGGTAAAAAATCCCTGATTACCTATGTTACTTCAGAAAAACTTGATTTAAAATTTATAAGTGTTATCCCTTATAATAGCTTGTTAAAAGATTTAAATGCTATGACGCATCTGACTATTATAATATCAATCATATTGCTCATAATAGGGATTCTATTGTCATACTTTTTCTCTAAACGAATATATTTTCCTATTCATAAAATAGTAAAGAATATACAGGAGCATTTATCAAAGCAAAAGAATAAAAATACTTCTATAGAAAATAACAGAATAGATGAACTGGATTATCTGTCAAATGTACTTGATGGATTACTTCATCACACTTTATCACTTGAAAATTTATCCCAGATTGATATAAATTTTGTAAAACAGCAGTTATTAAAGGGGGTATTGTTGAATACTTCAAACCAAATAAAAGACTTAGATATTAAATTTACCGAATTAAATATAAACATTACTCCCCAGAATCTCTTTGTATATGTACTGAGAATAGATTCATACAAGGAGTTCTATTCAAAATATTCAAAAGAAAACATGGATTTACTGAGGTTCGCCATAGGGAACATAGCTTCAGAAATAACATCCAGGAACTATCCATGTGATACTGTAGATATGGGAGATGACCATATAGCAGTAATATTAAATGTTAGCGAAAAAGAGTATCCTCAGACAATGAATATACTGTTAAACTCTATAGAAGAAATTCAAAATGCTGTTTCCCAGTATCTTGAGGTTTCGGTCACGGCAGGTATCGGAAATTGGGTTAAAGATTTAACCGATGCATCTCTTTCTTATAAAACTGCTTATGACTATACTCATTACAGATTTAAATATGGCCCAAAATCAATTTTATTCCACGATAAAATTGTAAATGATATTAATGAAGATTATAGATATCCTGAAGAAAAAGAGACAAATATCTTTAATGCACTCAAATTAGGTCATCTGAAAGATGTAGAGTGTGCTTTATCGGAAATGCTTAATGAAATTAAGCAATATTCGTATAAAGATATGCTGCTGGCAATAACACAGTTAACAATAAATTCGAAAAAATTGCTAAAGGTGTTATACAATATAGACCATGAAAATATATATATTGATATCAGATCCTTTAGAAAAAACCTGGAAATGTTTGAGAATATAGAAGAAATAAAACATTGGCTATTAGATTTGTATACAAATACGATTCAGCAGCGGGAAGAAAAAAAATCAAATAGAAAAGAAGAGATAGTGAATGCGGCTATTGATTATATTGAATATAATTATTCTAACCCATCTTTATCTCCTGAATTAATTGCTGATTATGTTAATATTTCACCAAACTATTTGCGGTCAATATTTAAAGAAGTGAAAAATGAATCTTTATCTGCTTTCATAAACGAATACAGGTTGAAAAAAGCAAGGCATCTTCTGGAAACGACCAATTTAACAGTAAGTGAAATATCCAATTCTATCGGTTATTCTAATAGCACCTATTTTTATACTGCGTATAAAAAATTTTACGGCATTACACCGAACCAGTATCGAAAAATTATACTTTACAATCAAACAGAAAAAATTGGTACAGAAATAGATTAA
- a CDS encoding ferredoxin has protein sequence MKAFIERDGCIGCGLCPATCPEVFRMADDALAEVYVDEVPKEVEDKAKEAEAGCPVSVITIE, from the coding sequence ATGAAGGCTTTTATTGAACGGGATGGATGTATAGGATGCGGTTTATGCCCTGCAACATGCCCTGAAGTATTTAGAATGGCAGATGATGCTCTAGCAGAAGTATATGTAGATGAAGTACCAAAGGAAGTGGAAGATAAGGCCAAAGAAGCAGAAGCTGGATGTCCTGTTTCTGTCATAACTATAGAATAA
- a CDS encoding ABC transporter permease, with product MLNNHKKDLQTENISSEHLQWLKKIKQRQMMIHITRFAILLAFIVLWEVAGTLKIIDPFIASQPSRIWKTLVTLHQDGSLYIHTLITTYETIIGFVLGTLLGTGVAMLMWWSNFLTKVLDPYLVVLNSLPKTALGPIIIVWVGAGQPAIIVMALFISFVVTILGVLSGFLEVDEDKIKLLKTFGATKWQVLTKVILPASVPTIISAVKINVGLSWVGVIVGEFLVSKAGLGYLIVYGGQVFKLDLVMTSVIILAVIAALMYQGVAWVESNYLKWKQ from the coding sequence ATGTTAAATAACCATAAAAAAGATTTACAAACTGAAAATATTTCGTCAGAACATCTTCAATGGTTGAAAAAAATCAAACAGCGGCAGATGATGATACACATTACAAGATTCGCCATACTTCTTGCATTTATTGTATTATGGGAAGTTGCAGGAACTTTGAAAATCATCGACCCTTTTATCGCCAGCCAGCCATCAAGGATATGGAAAACTTTAGTGACATTGCACCAAGATGGTTCGCTATATATTCATACATTAATAACTACCTACGAAACCATTATCGGCTTTGTCCTGGGAACATTGCTGGGTACCGGTGTAGCGATGCTCATGTGGTGGTCAAACTTCCTGACTAAAGTGTTAGACCCCTACCTGGTAGTATTAAACAGTTTGCCTAAAACCGCCCTGGGCCCTATTATCATTGTATGGGTGGGAGCCGGCCAGCCTGCAATTATTGTCATGGCACTTTTCATCTCATTTGTAGTAACTATCCTGGGTGTGCTGAGCGGGTTTCTGGAAGTTGATGAAGACAAGATAAAACTTCTTAAGACTTTCGGAGCAACCAAATGGCAAGTGCTCACAAAAGTAATTCTTCCTGCAAGTGTCCCCACCATCATCTCTGCAGTTAAGATTAATGTAGGTTTATCCTGGGTTGGGGTTATTGTAGGTGAATTTCTGGTATCTAAAGCCGGACTTGGGTATCTTATCGTTTACGGCGGGCAAGTATTTAAACTAGACCTGGTAATGACCAGTGTAATCATTCTTGCTGTCATAGCCGCGCTTATGTACCAGGGAGTAGCATGGGTGGAAAGCAACTATTTAAAATGGAAACAATAA
- a CDS encoding adaptor protein MecA has product MKIERISHNKIKVTLSIDDLEQWNIDIENLSYNSPETQEMFWNMMKRAETETGFYVDDSQLIVEAMPLQSEGFVIIITRVDEEDDFESIHKYIKNKFRKSELRVKRKNKKISSTLMLYMFSSFEDVCSASARLIDIYDGESTLYKYKQYYYLTLTRNCTINSYPESIETILSDYGQKISHPSIQEGFLNEHATKIVENNAIEVLSNYFCK; this is encoded by the coding sequence ATGAAGATAGAAAGAATAAGCCACAACAAGATTAAAGTTACTCTTTCAATTGACGATCTTGAACAATGGAACATTGACATTGAGAATTTGTCGTACAATTCTCCAGAAACCCAAGAAATGTTTTGGAATATGATGAAGCGGGCAGAAACAGAAACAGGCTTTTATGTAGATGACTCACAACTCATTGTGGAAGCTATGCCTTTACAATCAGAAGGATTTGTTATTATTATAACAAGAGTTGATGAAGAAGATGATTTTGAATCTATCCATAAGTATATTAAGAATAAGTTCCGAAAATCTGAACTTAGGGTAAAAAGAAAAAATAAAAAGATAAGTTCGACTTTGATGCTATATATGTTCTCCAGTTTTGAAGATGTTTGTTCCGCAAGTGCACGGCTGATAGATATTTACGATGGAGAAAGTACCTTGTATAAGTATAAGCAGTATTATTACCTGACTCTGACTAGAAATTGCACTATAAATAGCTATCCTGAATCTATCGAAACTATATTAAGCGACTATGGACAAAAAATCAGTCATCCTTCTATTCAAGAAGGTTTTTTGAACGAACACGCAACTAAAATCGTTGAAAATAATGCAATAGAAGTGTTAAGTAATTATTTTTGCAAATAA